A genomic region of Ovis aries strain OAR_USU_Benz2616 breed Rambouillet chromosome 20, ARS-UI_Ramb_v3.0, whole genome shotgun sequence contains the following coding sequences:
- the MRPL14 gene encoding large ribosomal subunit protein uL14m, protein MAFPSGLHMSRAFSQRYFSTTGSLGAIQKLTRVRVVDNSALGNTSYHRPPRCIHVYNKNGVGKVGDRILLAIKGQKKKALIVGHRMPGPTMTPRFDSNNVVLIEDNGNPVGTRIKTPIPTSLRQREGEFSKVLAIAQNFV, encoded by the exons ATGGCTTTCCCTAGCGGGCTCCACATGAGCAGAGCATTCAGCCAGCGCTATTTCAG CACCACCGGCAGCCTCGGCGCAATTCAGAAGCTGACGCGGGTGCGCGTGGTGGACAACAGCGCCCTGGGGAACACCTCTTACCATCGCCCTCCTCGCTGCATCCACGTCTATAACAAGAACGGGGTGGGCAAGGTGGGCGACCGGATCCTGCTGGCCATCaaggggcagaagaagaaggcgCTTATCGTGGGGCATCGCATGCCTGGCCCCACGATGACCCCCAGGTTTGACTCCAACAACGTGGTCCTCATTGAGGACAACGGGAACCCGGTGGGGACCCGAATCAAGACACCCATCCCCACCAGCCTCCGGCAGAGGGAAGGCGAGTTTTCCAAGGTGCTGGCCATCGCACAGAACTTCGTGTGA